The following coding sequences are from one Arcobacter sp. CECT 8986 window:
- the aroQ gene encoding type II 3-dehydroquinate dehydratase yields the protein MKIAVIQGPNLNMLGIREKHIYGPMSLEQIHEQMKASAEQNNVELEFFQSNLEGEIVDRIQECLGEVDGIIINPAAYSHTSIAIKDALNAVNLPVVEVHISNIYKREEFRQKSITASASTGVISGFGPFGYHLGLISLMQMITEIKAVQQANDAKEQ from the coding sequence ATGAAAATTGCAGTAATTCAAGGTCCAAACTTAAATATGTTAGGAATTAGAGAAAAACATATATATGGACCTATGTCTTTAGAGCAAATCCATGAGCAAATGAAAGCAAGTGCAGAGCAAAATAATGTAGAGTTAGAGTTCTTCCAATCTAACTTAGAGGGTGAAATTGTTGATAGAATTCAAGAGTGTTTAGGTGAAGTTGATGGAATTATTATTAATCCAGCAGCATACTCTCATACATCAATTGCTATTAAAGACGCTCTAAATGCAGTAAATCTTCCAGTAGTAGAAGTTCATATTTCAAATATCTATAAAAGAGAAGAATTTAGACAAAAATCAATTACAGCTAGTGCAAGTACTGGTGTAATTTCTGGATTTGGACCATTTGGTTATCACTTAGGATTAATTTCATTAATGCAAATGATTACAGAAATTAAAGCTGTTCAACAAGCAAATGACGCTAAAGAACAATAA
- a CDS encoding OmpA family protein — MKKVLLSTILCSSLMFAASEYKYEVTPIIGGAITEGNTNLDDDYGVGGLSFGFNLDDKSFFNQVELGFLNSLGEVDYDKGGDTQITRIFTNVIKDFEITNNSSIYGLVGAGVEVFSDEDDRNDSGLFGNYGIGYKYKFTDDMALKTDIRHLINADHGDNTLLYTVGLAISFGKKATNVAPVQQEPVKEVAPVKEEPKQVEKDSDGDGVVDSIDQCPNTPKGDFVDKVGCSLKTNLNINFEFDSEKINNSYESKIKKFAEFMKKFPTTKAKIEAHTDAVGTEEYNQKLSERRALSTVNALKAYKIDSSRLKSFGYGESKPVATNETKEGRAQNRRVEATIVK, encoded by the coding sequence ATGAAAAAAGTTTTACTATCAACTATTCTTTGTAGTAGCCTAATGTTTGCTGCAAGTGAATACAAATATGAAGTTACTCCAATTATTGGAGGAGCAATAACAGAAGGTAATACTAACTTAGATGATGATTATGGAGTTGGTGGATTAAGCTTTGGTTTCAACTTAGATGATAAAAGCTTTTTTAATCAAGTTGAATTAGGTTTCTTAAACTCTCTTGGAGAAGTTGATTATGATAAAGGTGGAGATACTCAAATTACAAGAATCTTTACTAACGTAATTAAAGATTTTGAAATCACAAACAACTCTTCAATTTATGGATTAGTTGGTGCGGGTGTTGAAGTATTTAGTGATGAAGATGACAGAAATGATTCTGGATTATTCGGAAACTATGGTATTGGATACAAATACAAATTTACTGATGACATGGCATTAAAAACAGACATTAGACATTTAATTAATGCAGACCATGGAGATAACACTCTTTTATATACAGTAGGTCTTGCAATTTCATTTGGTAAAAAAGCTACAAATGTTGCTCCTGTTCAACAAGAGCCAGTAAAAGAAGTAGCTCCTGTAAAAGAAGAACCAAAACAAGTAGAAAAAGATAGCGATGGTGATGGAGTTGTTGATTCTATTGACCAATGTCCAAATACACCAAAAGGTGATTTTGTAGATAAAGTTGGTTGTTCATTAAAAACAAATTTAAATATTAACTTTGAATTTGATAGTGAAAAAATCAATAATTCATATGAATCAAAAATCAAAAAATTTGCTGAATTTATGAAAAAATTCCCAACAACAAAAGCAAAAATTGAAGCTCACACAGATGCAGTTGGTACAGAAGAGTATAATCAAAAATTATCAGAAAGAAGAGCTCTTTCAACTGTAAATGCACTTAAAGCTTACAAAATTGATTCTAGTAGATTAAAATCATTTGGATATGGTGAATCAAAACCAGTTGCTACAAATGAAACTAAAGAAGGTAGAGCTCAAAACAGAAGAGTTGAAGCTACTATCGTAAAATAA
- a CDS encoding M24 family metallopeptidase, protein MENYILRNENAIYYECGFSCDNVIFITLGSESFFLTDARYVLEAKEYARNCSIIESSDLIKTTKELLKDSKIKKLTFDPSDFTYHAYKTLVEDLDIEFIEELNFSKQKRIIKSDDEIAILSKAAKLGRDGFKSLAKYIRKNGFKQKEQLLYFKAVEKMSQTGKFALSFEPIVAINENAAKPHALPTKKKLKLNDLLLVDAGIKYKRYCSDRTCTSNVDFETFSFKREQKFKNKKHQKIYDLVYKAQLTAINNARSGMKASQIDALARDVITKAGYGKYFVHSTGHGVGLDIHEFPFISSKSDVIIEDNMVFTIEPGIYLPNEFGVRIEDTIAMINGKAVIL, encoded by the coding sequence ATGGAAAACTATATATTACGAAATGAAAATGCTATCTATTATGAGTGTGGATTTTCTTGTGATAATGTTATATTTATTACATTAGGAAGTGAGAGTTTTTTTCTTACGGATGCAAGATATGTACTAGAAGCAAAAGAGTATGCTAGGAATTGTTCTATTATTGAATCAAGTGACTTAATAAAAACAACAAAAGAGCTTTTAAAAGATAGTAAAATAAAAAAACTTACTTTCGACCCAAGTGATTTTACTTATCATGCTTATAAAACATTAGTTGAGGATTTAGATATTGAGTTTATTGAAGAATTAAATTTTTCAAAACAAAAAAGAATTATTAAATCTGATGATGAAATAGCAATCTTAAGTAAAGCTGCAAAATTAGGAAGAGATGGTTTTAAATCTTTAGCAAAATATATAAGAAAAAATGGCTTTAAACAAAAAGAACAACTTTTATATTTTAAAGCTGTTGAAAAGATGAGTCAAACAGGTAAATTTGCTTTAAGCTTTGAACCAATTGTTGCAATAAATGAAAATGCTGCAAAACCTCATGCTTTACCTACAAAGAAAAAGCTAAAATTAAATGATTTACTTCTTGTTGATGCGGGAATAAAATATAAAAGATATTGTTCTGATAGAACTTGTACTTCTAATGTGGACTTTGAAACATTCTCTTTCAAAAGAGAACAAAAATTCAAAAATAAAAAACATCAAAAAATATATGATTTAGTATATAAAGCACAATTAACTGCAATCAATAATGCACGTTCGGGAATGAAAGCTTCACAAATAGATGCTCTAGCAAGAGATGTAATTACAAAAGCAGGATATGGAAAATATTTTGTGCATAGTACTGGACATGGTGTTGGACTTGATATTCATGAATTTCCTTTTATAAGTTCTAAATCTGATGTAATAATTGAAGATAATATGGTATTTACAATTGAGCCTGGAATATATCTTCCTAATGAATTTGGAGTAAGAATAGAAGATACAATTGCAATGATTAATGGAAAAGCTGTAATTTTATAA
- the mnmA gene encoding tRNA 2-thiouridine(34) synthase MnmA — protein MKKVMVGMSGGIDSSVTAYMLQKDGYEVEGVYLKLHNRTDGYHEKNLGYIEDVAKYLGIKYHILDLADKFTQEVYDYFVDSYLEGTTPNPCVKCNRQIKFGAMLKFAKEHGASYLATGHYAKTDGNFFYEADDKTKDQSYFLSQVEKDALPYMMFPLSTHKKEDIIKFGAELDVAYKRITEKSESQEICFVETVYTDVVKRHANIDIPGNVLDEEGNVVGKHKGYMHYTIGKRRGFTVDGAHEPHFVTKLNPKDNTIVVGKKNALEVNYVTANNLNMYIDDTNFKCGVKLRYRSVTTPCEVTIKDNKATIKLEEPAFGVAAGQLAVFYDGQKVIGSGWIENTSR, from the coding sequence ATGAAAAAAGTAATGGTTGGGATGAGTGGTGGAATTGATTCATCAGTAACAGCCTATATGCTACAAAAAGATGGTTATGAAGTTGAAGGTGTTTATTTAAAACTTCATAATAGAACTGACGGTTATCATGAAAAAAATCTTGGATACATTGAAGATGTTGCAAAATATTTAGGTATCAAATACCATATATTAGATTTAGCTGATAAATTTACACAAGAGGTTTATGATTATTTTGTTGATTCTTATTTAGAAGGGACAACTCCAAACCCATGTGTTAAATGTAATAGACAAATAAAATTTGGTGCAATGCTAAAATTTGCAAAAGAGCATGGTGCTTCATACTTAGCAACAGGTCATTATGCAAAAACTGATGGAAACTTTTTCTATGAAGCAGATGATAAAACTAAAGACCAAAGTTATTTTTTATCTCAAGTTGAAAAAGATGCACTACCTTATATGATGTTTCCATTAAGTACACATAAAAAAGAAGATATTATAAAATTTGGAGCAGAACTTGATGTTGCTTACAAAAGAATAACAGAAAAAAGTGAATCTCAAGAAATCTGTTTTGTTGAAACAGTATATACAGATGTTGTTAAAAGACATGCAAATATTGATATACCTGGTAATGTATTAGATGAAGAAGGTAATGTTGTAGGAAAACATAAAGGTTATATGCATTATACAATTGGTAAAAGAAGAGGATTTACAGTAGATGGTGCACATGAACCACACTTTGTAACAAAATTAAATCCAAAAGACAATACAATTGTAGTTGGTAAAAAAAATGCACTTGAAGTAAATTATGTTACAGCAAATAATTTAAATATGTATATTGATGATACTAATTTTAAATGTGGTGTAAAACTAAGATACCGAAGTGTAACAACTCCTTGTGAAGTTACAATCAAAGATAATAAAGCAACAATAAAATTAGAAGAACCAGCATTTGGAGTTGCAGCAGGTCAACTTGCTGTTTTTTATGATGGACAAAAAGTTATTGGAAGTGGTTGGATAGAAAACACATCAAGATAG
- the lepA gene encoding translation elongation factor 4, with protein sequence MQQNIRNFSIIAHIDHGKSTLADRIIQECGAVSDRELSSQMMDTMDIEQERGITIKAQSVRLKYKKDDQEYILNLIDTPGHVDFSYEVSRSLASSEGALLIVDSTQGVEAQTIANVYIALDNNLELLPVVNKIDLPSADPMRVLEETEEAIGLDCTEHNLVSAKTGLGVKELIDSIVDRIPAPTGDENAPTKALIYDSWFDNYLGALALVRVYDGSIKKGQVLKMMNTKVEHPVLDLMYPHPIKREKTPEIKTGEIGIVVLGLKTLDGIAVGDTMTDAKNPTQKAIGGFEPAKPFVFAGLYPIETDKFEDLREALIKLQLNDSSISFEPESSAALGSGFRTGFLGMLHMEVIKERLEREFDLDLIATAPTVVYEVEKTDGEKLIIQNPSELPEPNYIQTVYEPYVKATILVPDEFLGNVIKLLNDKRGIQIKMDYLGARVLLEYDIPMNEIVMDFYDKLKSTTKGYASFDYEPIGFRPGELKKLDIRVAGDVVDALSIIVPEDKAVSKGREFIKALKELIPRQLFEVAIQASIGNTIIARETVKSTGKNVTAKCYGGDITRKRKLLEKQKAGKKRMKAIGKVNVPQEAFMAVLKI encoded by the coding sequence TTGCAACAAAATATTAGGAATTTTAGTATTATTGCACATATTGACCATGGTAAATCTACACTTGCTGATAGAATTATTCAAGAGTGTGGAGCAGTATCAGATAGAGAATTATCATCTCAAATGATGGATACAATGGATATTGAGCAAGAAAGAGGAATCACTATTAAAGCTCAAAGTGTTAGATTGAAGTATAAAAAAGATGACCAAGAATATATACTTAATCTAATTGACACTCCAGGACACGTTGACTTTTCATATGAAGTAAGTAGAAGTTTAGCTTCATCTGAAGGTGCTTTATTAATTGTAGATTCAACACAAGGAGTTGAAGCACAAACTATTGCAAATGTTTATATTGCATTAGATAATAATTTAGAACTACTTCCAGTTGTAAATAAAATTGATTTACCAAGTGCTGACCCTATGAGAGTTTTGGAAGAAACAGAAGAAGCAATAGGACTTGATTGTACAGAACATAATTTAGTTAGTGCAAAAACTGGTTTAGGAGTTAAAGAATTAATTGACTCTATTGTTGATAGAATTCCTGCACCAACTGGTGATGAAAATGCTCCTACTAAAGCATTGATTTATGATTCTTGGTTTGATAATTATCTTGGGGCATTAGCACTTGTAAGAGTATATGATGGTAGTATCAAAAAAGGTCAAGTATTAAAAATGATGAATACTAAAGTTGAACATCCTGTACTTGATTTAATGTACCCTCACCCAATTAAAAGAGAAAAAACTCCTGAAATAAAAACAGGAGAAATTGGTATTGTTGTACTTGGACTTAAAACATTAGATGGAATTGCAGTTGGTGATACAATGACTGATGCAAAAAATCCTACACAAAAAGCAATTGGTGGATTTGAACCAGCAAAACCATTCGTATTTGCTGGACTTTATCCAATTGAAACAGATAAATTTGAAGATTTAAGAGAAGCACTTATAAAACTACAATTAAATGACTCTTCTATATCTTTTGAACCTGAAAGTTCTGCTGCACTTGGAAGTGGATTTAGAACAGGTTTTCTTGGTATGCTTCATATGGAAGTTATTAAAGAAAGATTAGAAAGAGAGTTTGATTTAGATTTAATTGCAACTGCTCCAACAGTTGTATATGAAGTTGAAAAAACTGATGGTGAGAAACTAATTATTCAAAATCCTTCTGAGTTACCTGAGCCAAACTATATTCAAACAGTGTATGAGCCATATGTAAAAGCAACAATCTTAGTTCCAGATGAGTTTTTAGGAAATGTTATAAAACTTTTAAATGATAAAAGAGGAATCCAAATAAAAATGGATTACTTAGGAGCAAGAGTTTTACTTGAATATGATATTCCAATGAATGAAATTGTAATGGATTTTTATGATAAATTAAAATCTACTACAAAAGGTTATGCATCTTTTGATTATGAACCTATTGGATTTAGACCAGGAGAACTTAAAAAACTTGATATTAGAGTTGCTGGGGATGTTGTTGATGCACTTTCAATTATTGTTCCTGAAGATAAAGCTGTATCAAAAGGTAGAGAGTTTATCAAAGCACTAAAAGAGTTAATTCCTAGACAACTTTTTGAAGTTGCAATCCAAGCTTCAATTGGTAATACAATTATTGCAAGAGAGACTGTAAAATCTACAGGTAAAAATGTTACTGCAAAATGTTATGGTGGTGATATTACAAGAAAAAGAAAACTATTAGAGAAACAAAAAGCTGGTAAAAAAAGAATGAAAGCTATTGGAAAAGTAAATGTTCCTCAAGAAGCTTTTATGGCAGTTCTAAAAATCTAA
- the mqnF gene encoding aminofutalosine deaminase family hydrolase, giving the protein MKLISAKWVITCDENSSIIENGAIVYDKKIIDIDTLENIQQKYPNLEATILEENSVLMPGLINTHVHLEFSSNATTLKYGNFMLWLNSVITSRDELIQKATTKLIEKKLDKMKKSGTTTIGAISSYGFDMQACLNSPINTVFFNEVIGSRPDMIDTLFTDFKSRLENAKKNKNDSFFPAIAIHSPYSVHPILIRETLNIAKSEDLPVSAHFLESIEEYDWLHKDEGGFTDFFKNFLGQEKAVTKPMNFLNQFDGIKNLSFTHCVEASDEDLKKIKSLNAVINHCVTSNRILNNTKLDLTRISDADFAIGTDGLSSNNSLSMFDEMRNVLMMHTDFEVNSFAKKVLKASTSNAARALGLNKGVLQKDKDADIIAITLPDELKHKEDIATHVILHTKYVKKTVIGGEDV; this is encoded by the coding sequence ATGAAACTAATAAGTGCAAAGTGGGTAATTACCTGCGATGAAAATAGTAGCATCATAGAAAATGGTGCTATTGTTTACGATAAAAAAATTATAGATATTGATACTTTAGAAAACATACAACAAAAATATCCAAATTTAGAAGCTACTATACTTGAAGAAAACTCTGTTTTAATGCCTGGTCTTATAAATACTCATGTTCATTTAGAATTTAGTTCAAATGCAACAACATTAAAATATGGGAATTTTATGTTATGGCTAAATTCAGTTATAACTTCAAGAGATGAACTTATACAAAAAGCTACGACAAAACTTATTGAAAAAAAATTAGATAAGATGAAAAAAAGTGGTACTACAACAATTGGTGCTATCTCTTCTTATGGTTTTGATATGCAAGCGTGTTTAAATTCACCTATAAATACAGTCTTTTTTAATGAAGTAATTGGAAGTCGTCCAGATATGATTGATACTTTATTTACAGATTTTAAATCAAGACTAGAAAATGCTAAAAAAAATAAAAATGATAGTTTTTTCCCTGCAATTGCAATTCATTCACCTTATTCTGTACATCCAATACTTATAAGAGAGACATTAAATATTGCAAAAAGTGAAGATTTACCTGTAAGTGCACACTTCTTAGAATCAATAGAAGAGTATGATTGGTTACATAAAGATGAAGGTGGATTTACTGATTTCTTTAAAAACTTTTTAGGACAAGAAAAAGCTGTTACAAAACCAATGAATTTTTTAAATCAATTTGATGGAATAAAAAATCTATCTTTTACTCATTGTGTTGAAGCAAGTGATGAAGATTTAAAAAAGATAAAAAGTTTAAATGCAGTTATAAATCATTGTGTTACATCTAATAGAATTTTAAATAATACAAAATTAGACCTAACAAGAATTAGTGATGCTGATTTTGCAATTGGAACAGATGGGCTTAGTTCTAATAACTCTTTATCAATGTTTGATGAGATGAGAAATGTTTTAATGATGCATACTGATTTTGAAGTAAATAGTTTTGCTAAAAAAGTATTAAAAGCTTCAACTTCAAATGCAGCAAGAGCATTAGGATTAAATAAAGGTGTTTTACAAAAAGATAAAGATGCTGATATTATTGCTATTACTCTACCAGATGAATTAAAACACAAAGAAGATATTGCAACACATGTAATATTACATACTAAATATGTTAAAAAAACAGTAATAGGAGGAGAAGATGTTTAA
- the mnmA gene encoding tRNA 2-thiouridine(34) synthase MnmA — translation MKKKVVVGMSGGVDSSVTALLLKEQGYDVVGLFMRNWEYGIKGSQCPNRIEFEDAKKVGELIGIEVKGKDFVEEYRTKVFDVFLEGLKKGLTPNPDILCNREIKFNVFLNEAKKMGADFIATGHYAKIAQYKDHYVLDTPKDSSKDQSYFLHALSSEQLSQAMFPLADLTKKEVRQIAKEHNLPVSDKKDSTGICFIGKQKFDEFITQYLKAIPGDIIDENGKVIGRHKGLVCYTLGQRKGIGLGGIKDNELENNIHKPWYVAKKDMTNNTLTIVQDTNHPLLMSKNVEASHMHWVLEETPEVGDKLMAQVRYRQQKQACTVVEVNDDKVVVEFDNLQRAVTLGQSLVLYEGDYCLGGGFISDYN, via the coding sequence ATGAAGAAAAAAGTAGTTGTAGGAATGTCAGGTGGTGTTGACTCTTCAGTTACAGCACTACTATTAAAAGAACAAGGTTACGATGTAGTAGGACTATTTATGCGTAACTGGGAATATGGTATCAAAGGTAGCCAATGCCCTAACCGTATAGAGTTTGAAGATGCTAAAAAAGTTGGTGAACTAATAGGTATTGAAGTAAAAGGTAAAGACTTTGTTGAAGAGTACAGAACAAAAGTATTTGATGTATTTTTAGAAGGTCTAAAAAAAGGTCTTACTCCAAATCCTGATATTTTATGTAATCGTGAAATCAAATTTAATGTATTTTTAAATGAAGCAAAAAAAATGGGTGCTGATTTTATTGCTACTGGGCACTATGCAAAAATAGCTCAATATAAAGACCATTATGTTTTAGATACACCAAAAGATAGTAGTAAAGACCAAAGCTATTTTCTACATGCATTATCAAGTGAACAACTTTCTCAAGCAATGTTTCCACTTGCAGATTTAACAAAAAAAGAAGTTAGACAAATAGCAAAAGAACATAATTTACCAGTTAGTGATAAAAAAGATAGTACGGGTATATGTTTCATTGGAAAACAAAAATTTGATGAATTTATTACTCAATATCTAAAAGCAATACCTGGTGATATTATTGATGAAAATGGAAAAGTAATAGGAAGACACAAAGGTCTTGTTTGTTATACACTTGGTCAAAGAAAAGGTATCGGTCTTGGTGGTATTAAAGATAATGAATTAGAAAATAATATTCACAAGCCATGGTATGTAGCTAAAAAAGATATGACTAATAATACATTGACAATTGTACAAGATACAAACCATCCTTTATTAATGAGTAAAAATGTTGAAGCAAGTCATATGCATTGGGTATTAGAAGAAACACCAGAAGTTGGTGATAAATTAATGGCTCAAGTTCGATATAGACAACAAAAACAAGCTTGTACAGTTGTAGAAGTAAATGATGATAAAGTTGTAGTTGAATTTGACAATTTACAAAGAGCAGTAACATTAGGACAAAGTCTTGTTTTATATGAAGGTGATTATTGTCTTGGTGGTGGATTTATTAGTGATTACAATTAA
- a CDS encoding YceI family protein, with translation MKIKLLIGVFCLFSFISLNAYELNGDLKVQWTGYKTEDKVGVSGSFKDIKLDIKKSDDFVEFLKSANVEINTLTLDSGLEVRNKSMISTLFSLKSSQKIKATISEVDEDSHTLTMKLTMNEVTKDVSMRYMIKDRKFRAKGEIDILDYNMNDSFAKFAKECFDLHKGKTFSEVTVAFELPFKE, from the coding sequence ATGAAAATTAAATTATTGATTGGTGTTTTTTGTCTATTTTCTTTTATTTCATTAAATGCTTATGAATTAAATGGTGATTTAAAAGTTCAATGGACAGGTTATAAAACTGAAGACAAAGTTGGGGTTTCTGGTTCTTTTAAAGATATTAAACTAGATATTAAAAAAAGTGATGACTTTGTTGAGTTTTTAAAAAGTGCAAATGTAGAGATTAATACACTTACATTAGATTCAGGATTAGAAGTTAGAAATAAAAGTATGATAAGTACACTTTTTTCTTTAAAAAGTTCACAAAAAATTAAAGCAACAATAAGTGAAGTTGATGAAGATTCTCACACTCTTACTATGAAACTAACAATGAACGAAGTTACAAAAGATGTTTCAATGAGATATATGATTAAAGATAGAAAGTTTAGAGCAAAAGGTGAAATAGATATTTTAGATTATAATATGAATGATTCTTTTGCTAAATTTGCTAAAGAGTGTTTTGATTTACATAAAGGTAAAACATTTTCAGAAGTTACAGTAGCTTTTGAGTTACCTTTTAAAGAGTAG
- the folK gene encoding 2-amino-4-hydroxy-6-hydroxymethyldihydropteridine diphosphokinase — MKKKLNDDLTLFYTNNFPYKSKYKSDKKYFVTIGIGGNIGNVKKRFDKLFLYLKADARFDILMTSPLLLNPPFGFLQQNDFLNGIIAIQTNLAPNEFLKNTQRLENRLGRKRSFQDAPRTLDIDIIFFDNKKINTPKLTIPHKNWANRESVIIPLKLMNK; from the coding sequence ATGAAAAAAAAATTAAATGATGATTTGACACTGTTTTATACAAATAATTTTCCTTATAAATCTAAATACAAATCAGACAAAAAATATTTTGTTACCATTGGTATAGGGGGAAATATAGGGAATGTAAAAAAAAGATTTGATAAGTTATTCTTATATTTAAAAGCTGATGCAAGATTTGATATACTTATGACTTCTCCCCTACTTCTAAATCCACCATTTGGTTTTTTGCAACAAAATGACTTTTTAAATGGTATAATTGCGATTCAAACTAACCTTGCACCTAATGAATTTTTAAAAAATACGCAGAGGTTAGAGAATAGATTAGGAAGAAAGCGATCCTTTCAAGATGCGCCTAGAACCTTGGATATTGATATTATATTTTTTGATAATAAAAAAATCAATACCCCAAAACTTACTATCCCCCACAAAAATTGGGCTAATAGAGAATCAGTGATTATTCCTTTAAAACTTATGAACAAATAA
- a CDS encoding ribose-phosphate pyrophosphokinase produces the protein MSCFKLFSGSANPEFAKKVGEYLKEPIGEANLNKFSDGEISVQVTESVRGQDVFIIQPTCAPTNDNLMELLIMIDALKRSSAKSISAVIPYYGYARQDRKAAPRVPISAKLVADLLEKAGIHRVITIDLHAAQIQGFFNVPVDNLFGSIMFVDYIKSKKLANPIIASPDIGGVARARSYANKLGYDLVIVDKRREKANVAEVMNIIGDVNGKDVILVDDMVDTAGTLVKAAEVLKKRGATSVMACCTHGVLSGPAYERIENGVLDELVISDTIPAKQESDKITVLTAAEIIGETIKRIHNNESVNSIFKS, from the coding sequence ATGTCGTGTTTTAAACTTTTTAGTGGTTCTGCCAATCCTGAATTTGCAAAGAAAGTCGGAGAATACCTAAAAGAGCCTATTGGTGAAGCGAATCTTAATAAATTTAGTGATGGTGAAATATCTGTTCAAGTTACAGAAAGTGTAAGAGGACAAGATGTTTTTATTATTCAACCTACATGTGCTCCAACAAATGATAACTTAATGGAACTTCTAATTATGATTGATGCATTAAAAAGATCAAGTGCAAAATCAATTTCTGCTGTTATTCCTTACTATGGATATGCAAGACAAGATAGAAAAGCTGCTCCAAGAGTTCCAATCTCTGCAAAATTAGTTGCTGACTTATTAGAAAAAGCTGGTATTCACAGAGTTATTACAATAGATTTACATGCTGCTCAAATCCAAGGTTTCTTCAATGTTCCTGTTGATAACTTATTTGGTTCGATTATGTTTGTTGATTATATCAAATCAAAAAAATTAGCTAATCCTATTATTGCTAGTCCAGATATTGGTGGAGTTGCAAGAGCTAGAAGTTATGCAAATAAATTAGGTTATGATTTAGTTATCGTTGATAAAAGAAGAGAAAAAGCTAATGTTGCTGAAGTAATGAATATTATCGGTGATGTTAATGGTAAAGATGTTATTCTTGTTGATGATATGGTAGATACTGCTGGTACTTTAGTAAAAGCTGCTGAAGTATTAAAGAAAAGAGGTGCTACTTCTGTTATGGCATGTTGTACACATGGTGTACTTTCTGGACCTGCATATGAAAGAATAGAAAATGGTGTTTTAGACGAACTTGTAATTTCTGATACAATTCCTGCAAAACAAGAAAGTGATAAAATTACAGTTTTAACTGCTGCTGAGATTATTGGTGAAACAATTAAAAGAATTCACAATAACGAATCAGTTAACTCTATTTTCAAAAGTTAA
- a CDS encoding ComF family protein, with protein MYLKPSFHKREIEENFYNYSFYALSDIEELINSKYYFYGDKVYNILAKLSFEKFARNFTFDEKVLAVAIDDHTRHDFSHTSILTRHLKSNYIQTKSNILKAQSKVKYAGKDLNFRKNNPRNFKLANIYNKTTILCDDLITTGATIIEGKKVLKNKNNQVLFSLTLADAKI; from the coding sequence ATGTATTTAAAGCCATCTTTTCATAAAAGAGAGATTGAAGAAAATTTTTATAATTACTCTTTTTATGCACTAAGTGATATTGAAGAATTAATAAATTCAAAATATTATTTTTATGGAGATAAAGTTTATAATATTCTTGCAAAATTATCTTTTGAAAAATTTGCTCGAAACTTCACTTTTGATGAAAAAGTACTTGCAGTTGCTATTGATGACCATACAAGACACGATTTTTCACACACCTCAATACTTACAAGACATCTAAAATCAAACTATATACAAACAAAATCAAACATTTTAAAAGCCCAATCAAAAGTAAAATATGCAGGAAAAGATTTAAATTTTAGAAAGAATAATCCTAGAAATTTTAAACTTGCAAATATTTATAATAAAACAACAATTTTATGTGATGATTTAATAACAACTGGTGCTACAATAATAGAAGGTAAAAAAGTTTTAAAGAATAAAAATAATCAAGTTCTTTTTTCTTTAACCCTAGCTGATGCTAAAATTTAG